The following is a genomic window from Deltaproteobacteria bacterium.
GGCCATCCGAACGGGCAGGCCACACGCGACCGGATCGCGGTGTTCGGGAGCACCATCATGAACGGGAAGCCGAACCCCGCAATCTGGCGAACCACCCGGCGCCTTGCTATGGTTCCCCGCACCCATGAACTACACCCATCTCGGCAATACCGGCCTCAAGGTGAGCGTCGTCGGACTCGGCTGCGGCGGCCCCAGCCGGCTCGGCCAGCGCGGCGGCAAGAGCACGGACCATTCCGTCCGGCTGGTGCGGCAGGCGCTGGACCTGGGCGTGAACTTCCTCGACACCGCGGAGAACTACGGCACGGAGGCAATCGTCGCCGCTGCCATCCGTGAGGTGCCGCGGGACCGCGTCGTGATCTCCACCAAGAAGATCATGCCGGAGCCCGGCGATCCGGATCCGGCGGGGTTCATGCGCGCGGGGGGGGAAGCGAGCCTCAACCGGCTGGGCACGGACTACGTCGACGTCTTCCATCTCCACGGCGTGAGCGAGGAGCGTTACGAGTTCGCGGCGAACGTGATGGCGCCCGTCCTCGCGGAGTTGCGCGAGGAGGGGAAGATCCGCGCGGTGGGGATCACCGAGGAATTCCCGGGGAACCCGCGGCACGAGATGCTGCGGCGCGGGCTGCGCGATCCATGGTGGGACGTGGTGATGGTGGGATTCAACCTGCTGAACCCGTCGGCGCGGCGAAGCGTGTTTCCGCTCACGCGGGAGAAGGGCGTGGGGACGCTGGTGATGTTCGCGGTGCGGCGGGCGTTGAGCCAGCCGGCGCAGCTCTCACGGCTGCTGGGGGAAATGGAACAGCACGGCCTCATCGAACCGGGCGCGGACCTGGGGTTCCTCACG
Proteins encoded in this region:
- a CDS encoding aldo/keto reductase, whose amino-acid sequence is MNYTHLGNTGLKVSVVGLGCGGPSRLGQRGGKSTDHSVRLVRQALDLGVNFLDTAENYGTEAIVAAAIREVPRDRVVISTKKIMPEPGDPDPAGFMRAGGEASLNRLGTDYVDVFHLHGVSEERYEFAANVMAPVLAELREEGKIRAVGITEEFPGNPRHEMLRRGLRDPWWDVVMVGFNLLNPSARRSVFPLTREKGVGTLVMFAVRRALSQPAQLSRLLGEMEQHGLIEPGADLGFLTEDGCAGSLTEAAYRFCVHEPGADVVLTGTGDEAHLAANIEATLKPPLPVEALERLEALFGDVDSVTGN